The following proteins are co-located in the Paenibacillus sp. JNUCC32 genome:
- a CDS encoding L-lactate dehydrogenase, translating to MTKNEAQRPSRVVIIGTGAVGATTAYTLFLRERVSELVLIDANHDKALGEALDMNHGLPFAGGVKLWAGDYSDCKDADIIVIAAGSNQRPGETRIDLLKRNTAIFDDIIQNIVKYNDHGIILVATNPVDILSYVTLKKSGFPVNRVIGSGTLLDSARFRYLIGQNKGINPRSIHAHIVGEHGDSELPLWSIANIAGIGIDLTDEEREDIFDRTKNAAYEIINAKGSTSYAIALALDRIIVSILQNEGSVLNVSTLLTDYHGVSDVYLGVPCVVDRTGVREILSLEFNDEELTQFHASANKLKEQISKIFE from the coding sequence ATGACAAAAAATGAAGCTCAGCGCCCGTCCCGCGTCGTAATCATTGGTACAGGAGCTGTAGGAGCAACGACTGCGTACACCTTATTCTTGCGGGAAAGAGTATCTGAACTGGTATTGATCGATGCCAACCATGACAAGGCTCTTGGCGAAGCCTTGGATATGAACCACGGCCTCCCTTTTGCCGGCGGGGTGAAACTTTGGGCTGGAGATTACAGCGATTGCAAGGATGCAGACATCATTGTCATTGCCGCAGGCTCCAACCAAAGACCGGGCGAGACGCGAATTGATTTATTGAAGCGGAATACGGCCATATTTGACGATATTATTCAAAATATCGTGAAATACAATGATCACGGCATCATTCTCGTGGCTACGAATCCGGTTGATATCCTGTCTTACGTCACATTGAAAAAGAGCGGCTTCCCGGTTAATCGGGTAATCGGTTCCGGTACCCTGCTCGACAGCGCCCGCTTCCGTTATTTGATCGGGCAAAACAAAGGCATCAATCCGCGCAGCATTCACGCCCATATCGTCGGCGAACACGGCGATTCCGAGCTGCCGCTCTGGAGCATCGCCAACATTGCCGGTATCGGGATCGATCTGACGGACGAGGAAAGGGAAGATATCTTTGATCGTACCAAGAACGCCGCATATGAAATCATAAACGCCAAAGGCTCCACTTCCTATGCTATCGCATTGGCGCTTGACCGGATCATCGTCTCCATTTTGCAAAACGAGGGTTCCGTTCTCAATGTGTCCACGCTGCTTACAGACTACCATGGCGTGTCCGACGTATATCTAGGGGTGCCTTGCGTGGTTGACCGCACCGGCGTGCGGGAAATTCTTAGCCTTGAGTTTAACGACGAGGAATTGACCCAATTCCATGCTTCCGCTAACAAACTGAAAGAACAGATTTCCAAAATCTTCGAATAA
- a CDS encoding thioredoxin family protein: MKLSRIPNTKEQFRQIYDRFQWDDQEVQRFFAERNEHGQLHCLILCTDWCPDVIWNVPVLFRVMEYSRIPTEVLIMEEHLETMDLFLTGGGRAQPIALFLNAATGAVLGQWGARPAYIQNVMDEFKRKHADKQADSYQEQLDQVYTRIGELYHDGNDYRKVMLQELKERFTSFA, encoded by the coding sequence ATGAAACTGAGCCGAATCCCCAACACCAAGGAACAGTTTAGGCAAATCTATGACCGCTTTCAATGGGACGACCAAGAAGTTCAACGGTTCTTCGCTGAACGTAACGAGCATGGCCAACTGCACTGCCTTATCCTCTGTACGGATTGGTGTCCGGATGTGATCTGGAATGTTCCCGTCTTGTTCCGGGTAATGGAATACAGCCGCATACCGACCGAAGTGCTCATCATGGAAGAGCATCTGGAAACGATGGATCTCTTTCTTACGGGCGGTGGCCGCGCTCAACCGATCGCCCTCTTCCTTAATGCGGCAACAGGCGCGGTTCTTGGACAATGGGGCGCACGACCGGCATACATCCAAAACGTCATGGACGAGTTCAAAAGAAAACACGCTGATAAACAAGCCGATTCGTATCAGGAACAATTGGATCAGGTCTACACAAGGATCGGTGAACTCTACCATGACGGGAACGATTACCGGAAGGTCATGCTTCAGGAGCTAAAGGAGCGGTTTACTTCATTCGCATGA
- a CDS encoding PLP-dependent aminotransferase family protein, giving the protein MFDILLPEQSEFPLYQQLYLQLREGIRNGAIPDGQRLPSVRSLQLQLNISKTPIETAYQMLTAEGYVISKPRSGLYVMNPYKEFSYSQQHQQPPSMTTIPVIRSHAHTNPNVIDFNPTRLDQAAFPVRIWNKMLKEALDHHVCEIGGYGDPQGEYALRRVVSEYLRNSRGVNSTPDQIVIGAGTAYSIGLLSRMLKGMKHVAVEEPGYSLVRDQFQLNGCEILPISLGDKGISLDRLEQSHAELVYVTHSHQFPTGSIMPYPERERLLEWANAKHAYIIEDDYDGEFRYQGKPIASLQGLDDNGRVIYAGTFSKVLTPALRMNYLVLPQALQHQLTQMQQEVFFAPSRVEQWAMTAFFEQGHWFRHIRKVRNLYKKRHHRLIELIEAHLGNFVEITGQNAGLHLQLLVKKEATSEELIQEAAKAGVKVYDLRKTWINQRQDAGQYPRIYLGFASLNASEMETGIRLLQKAWDMN; this is encoded by the coding sequence ATGTTTGATATCCTTTTACCCGAGCAAAGCGAGTTTCCGTTATACCAGCAATTATACCTTCAACTTCGTGAGGGTATCCGAAACGGCGCCATTCCCGACGGACAACGATTGCCATCCGTGCGATCCCTCCAGCTTCAGCTTAATATAAGCAAGACGCCGATCGAGACGGCTTATCAGATGCTGACGGCAGAAGGGTATGTGATCAGCAAACCGAGGTCGGGGCTATACGTCATGAATCCCTACAAGGAATTCTCCTACTCCCAACAGCATCAACAGCCGCCCTCCATGACCACGATACCGGTTATTCGTTCCCATGCGCATACCAATCCCAATGTCATCGATTTCAATCCAACCCGATTAGATCAAGCTGCCTTCCCGGTACGAATTTGGAATAAAATGCTCAAGGAAGCGCTGGACCACCATGTATGCGAGATCGGAGGGTATGGGGATCCACAAGGCGAATACGCCCTTCGGCGCGTGGTTTCCGAATATTTGCGGAATTCCAGAGGGGTCAATTCGACGCCGGATCAAATAGTTATCGGTGCCGGAACGGCATATAGCATAGGTCTCCTCTCCAGGATGCTGAAAGGGATGAAGCATGTTGCCGTTGAGGAACCGGGTTACAGCCTGGTACGGGATCAATTTCAGCTGAATGGCTGCGAGATTCTTCCGATATCGCTTGGCGATAAGGGGATCTCGCTTGACCGATTGGAGCAAAGTCATGCAGAGCTCGTGTACGTAACGCATTCTCACCAGTTCCCGACAGGAAGCATTATGCCGTATCCGGAGCGGGAACGATTGCTGGAGTGGGCGAATGCTAAACATGCATACATCATCGAGGATGATTACGACGGCGAGTTTCGCTATCAAGGCAAGCCGATTGCTTCGCTGCAAGGATTGGACGATAACGGACGGGTGATTTACGCCGGCACCTTCTCGAAAGTGCTCACCCCCGCACTGCGAATGAACTATCTGGTTCTTCCACAGGCACTGCAGCATCAGTTGACCCAAATGCAGCAGGAGGTGTTTTTTGCCCCATCGCGTGTGGAGCAGTGGGCCATGACCGCTTTTTTCGAACAGGGGCATTGGTTTCGCCATATTCGCAAAGTTCGTAACCTGTACAAGAAAAGACATCATCGGTTGATCGAGCTGATCGAGGCTCATCTTGGTAACTTTGTTGAAATTACGGGTCAGAATGCCGGACTTCACCTTCAACTGCTCGTCAAAAAAGAAGCTACCTCGGAGGAATTGATTCAGGAGGCTGCGAAAGCCGGCGTGAAAGTATACGACTTGCGGAAGACGTGGATAAATCAGCGTCAAGACGCTGGACAGTACCCGAGGATATACTTGGGATTTGCCAGCTTGAATGCGTCCGAAATGGAAACGGGCATTCGGCTGCTGCAAAAAGCCTGGGACATGAACTAA
- a CDS encoding arylamine N-acetyltransferase family protein gives MITHSEVKAYLNRLGISEIKAPTKEYLFELHKAHVARIPWQTLDIFAGEPTPLDIQNSVQLLIHQRSGYCFHLNGAFTALLRALGYAVSWHKAGVQPLGQEPRINGFHLGLTVSLMNEELGEEESWLVDVGLGDMPWEPIPLKFGKYEQGPFTYVLEPSGITDQGWRLIHDPQYSYVGVDYAPEVVNSLELFKTNHEFYSRSPESPWMDLLVVRQRHDVGMNELKGCIWRKWNGSMLDTVEVSSKSEWFEILADVFYEPLVNYSTLERDQIWAKVCKHHQNWLRLVEDQRS, from the coding sequence ATGATCACGCATAGCGAGGTAAAGGCGTATTTGAACCGATTAGGAATATCCGAAATCAAGGCTCCGACAAAGGAATATTTATTCGAGCTGCATAAAGCGCACGTGGCAAGAATTCCTTGGCAGACCCTGGATATTTTTGCCGGGGAACCGACTCCCTTGGATATCCAAAATTCGGTGCAACTGCTGATCCATCAACGAAGCGGTTATTGTTTTCATTTGAATGGAGCTTTTACCGCTCTTCTTCGAGCCTTGGGGTATGCGGTTAGTTGGCATAAGGCCGGCGTACAGCCGTTAGGACAAGAGCCACGGATTAACGGCTTCCATCTTGGGTTAACGGTCAGCCTCATGAACGAAGAACTTGGGGAAGAAGAGTCTTGGCTTGTCGACGTCGGTCTCGGGGATATGCCATGGGAGCCGATTCCATTGAAATTCGGGAAATATGAACAGGGGCCGTTCACGTATGTGCTTGAGCCGTCCGGCATAACGGATCAGGGCTGGCGGTTGATTCATGATCCCCAATATTCCTATGTAGGGGTAGATTATGCGCCTGAGGTTGTAAACAGCTTGGAATTATTTAAAACAAATCATGAATTTTACAGCCGATCGCCGGAATCCCCATGGATGGATCTATTGGTTGTCAGGCAGCGGCACGATGTGGGCATGAACGAGCTTAAAGGCTGCATTTGGAGAAAATGGAACGGCAGCATGCTGGATACCGTAGAGGTCTCGTCGAAATCGGAGTGGTTCGAGATCCTGGCGGACGTATTTTACGAGCCGCTCGTCAACTACTCCACTTTAGAACGGGATCAGATTTGGGCAAAGGTGTGCAAGCATCATCAGAATTGGCTGAGGCTTGTGGAAGATCAACGATCTTAG
- the csaA gene encoding chaperone CsaA, which produces MATIDDFTKLDIRIGTVVEAEPFPEARVPAIKMKIDFGPLGIKRTSAQITKRYDADSVVGKQVVAIVNFPPRRIAGYQSEVLVLGGVPEQGDVVLLKPDFDLPNGTPIA; this is translated from the coding sequence ATGGCAACCATCGATGATTTTACCAAGCTGGATATTCGCATCGGGACGGTCGTGGAAGCAGAGCCCTTCCCGGAAGCGCGCGTTCCCGCCATTAAAATGAAGATTGATTTCGGCCCGCTCGGGATCAAGCGTACAAGTGCGCAGATTACGAAACGGTATGACGCGGATAGCGTTGTAGGAAAGCAAGTCGTGGCCATCGTCAATTTCCCGCCTAGACGCATTGCCGGCTATCAATCTGAGGTGCTTGTGCTCGGCGGCGTACCGGAGCAAGGGGACGTGGTGCTTCTGAAGCCGGATTTCGATCTGCCGAATGGAACGCCCATCGCTTAA
- a CDS encoding PD40 domain-containing protein → MLALQTVSHGIVQVWIAYTSNRGGSFDIWLYRPRDGFDFQLTQGLGAEFSVPYWSPDRRSIAFIGIGNVVHVLDTVSFTVARIDQIEPYTLLDWSPDSRSLAYVKNDRIVIYDTASHRSYSIPETGATDAQWFPSGMELLFASPDSGGVTQLYRIRTDGTERRQITHLTDGPLHDVRISPDGTFALYTSPGASISLISTVDLANGTIYALEGGPLAKNYFPAWSPDSKSIAYSATAYSEPNYYSLIQIDSRTGQDQRTVAVSNCFATPVDWSPDGAKIAYLSGCTVEEFASQLWIVDIREQMPMHVVSGGRITALQWSPGGRKVPKSMFTSLVYRVSFPYPANWRPVSEERYEGFDGFFQVSAISSGDRIADVCSSEAFHPLMPYGSSPRIVPAMIQNQEACFIYPSADQPTEMNNQAALIVRYPSPVQIGDMFYAYFILWADVNHIGQIGARLSFI, encoded by the coding sequence ATGTTGGCCTTGCAAACTGTTTCTCATGGTATCGTTCAAGTGTGGATTGCCTACACATCGAACCGCGGCGGATCGTTCGACATATGGCTGTACCGCCCTCGGGACGGTTTTGATTTTCAACTTACTCAAGGGCTCGGCGCGGAATTTTCGGTTCCCTATTGGTCGCCCGACCGGAGGAGTATCGCATTCATCGGTATCGGCAATGTGGTCCATGTGCTGGATACCGTATCGTTCACTGTAGCCAGAATTGATCAAATCGAACCGTACACGCTGCTGGACTGGTCTCCCGATAGCCGGTCTTTGGCGTATGTCAAGAATGATCGGATCGTCATTTATGATACGGCCTCTCATCGAAGCTATTCCATCCCGGAGACCGGAGCAACGGACGCCCAATGGTTCCCTTCGGGCATGGAGCTTCTATTTGCGTCTCCTGATTCTGGCGGGGTTACGCAGCTCTACCGCATTCGGACCGATGGCACGGAACGGAGACAAATCACACATCTAACGGACGGTCCGCTCCACGACGTTCGGATTTCCCCGGATGGAACCTTCGCGTTGTATACATCCCCTGGAGCAAGCATCTCCCTGATTTCGACGGTGGATTTGGCAAACGGCACCATCTATGCATTGGAAGGCGGCCCACTCGCGAAAAACTATTTTCCCGCGTGGTCTCCTGATTCTAAAAGCATCGCTTACAGCGCAACAGCCTACAGCGAGCCAAATTACTATTCGCTCATCCAGATTGACAGCCGTACCGGTCAGGATCAAAGGACGGTTGCAGTTTCCAACTGTTTCGCCACGCCCGTCGATTGGTCGCCGGACGGTGCCAAAATCGCCTATTTGTCCGGGTGCACTGTTGAAGAATTCGCTAGTCAGCTTTGGATCGTCGATATCAGGGAACAGATGCCGATGCACGTCGTTAGCGGAGGTAGGATTACTGCCTTGCAGTGGTCCCCAGGTGGCAGGAAGGTTCCGAAAAGCATGTTCACAAGCCTTGTATACCGGGTGTCCTTCCCGTATCCCGCAAATTGGCGGCCGGTCAGTGAAGAGAGATACGAGGGCTTCGACGGTTTCTTCCAGGTATCCGCGATTTCGTCTGGCGACCGGATTGCCGATGTATGCAGCTCCGAAGCTTTTCATCCATTAATGCCTTACGGTTCTTCTCCAAGGATTGTCCCTGCTATGATACAAAATCAAGAAGCGTGCTTCATTTATCCGTCAGCTGACCAGCCAACGGAGATGAATAACCAAGCAGCCCTTATTGTGAGATATCCGAGCCCTGTCCAAATTGGGGATATGTTCTACGCTTATTTCATCTTGTGGGCAGACGTTAACCATATCGGTCAAATCGGCGCGAGGCTGTCGTTCATCTAG
- the hprK gene encoding HPr(Ser) kinase/phosphatase → MKSITVQSLTELFHLEVLAGANRMDRMITRPQTHRPGLEFVGYFDFFPMERVQVLGRKEINYLLTLSIEERKLHIGNIVKYHPPCFIVTSGQQEIPYLTLFCNQEGIPLLRTTETTTEFIAKLNSYLVKTLAPEMSIHAVCVNVSGIGILLRGKSGIGKSETAHTLIRRGHRFVADDIVVLKKLGPSTLLGTHNETTREFLALRSIGLINVVRQYGRTAFQDETRIVLDIELVPWRENSLNNELEAVPQFTEYLGIQIPHIEVQLQPGRDVASLIEAAANNWYLKQLGYSAAEDFMNRIENEMQS, encoded by the coding sequence ATGAAGTCGATCACCGTTCAAAGTCTTACGGAGTTATTTCATTTGGAAGTGCTTGCAGGCGCCAATCGCATGGATCGAATGATTACCCGTCCGCAGACGCACAGACCGGGTCTGGAGTTTGTCGGGTATTTCGATTTTTTTCCGATGGAGCGAGTGCAGGTGCTCGGCCGTAAGGAGATTAACTATTTATTGACGCTTAGCATAGAAGAACGCAAACTGCATATCGGAAATATCGTCAAATATCATCCGCCGTGCTTTATTGTCACCTCAGGACAGCAGGAGATCCCTTATCTGACTCTATTCTGCAATCAGGAAGGCATACCGTTGTTGCGTACAACCGAGACGACAACGGAGTTTATTGCCAAGTTGAACAGTTATTTGGTGAAGACGCTGGCTCCGGAGATGTCGATCCATGCGGTGTGCGTGAATGTATCCGGCATTGGAATCCTGCTCCGGGGCAAATCCGGTATTGGCAAAAGCGAAACGGCCCACACCCTTATCCGGCGGGGCCACCGGTTTGTGGCGGACGATATCGTGGTGCTCAAAAAGCTGGGCCCTTCGACTCTTCTCGGAACGCATAATGAGACAACCCGGGAGTTTCTCGCGCTGCGAAGCATCGGGTTGATCAACGTGGTGCGTCAATACGGGCGCACGGCTTTTCAGGATGAGACGCGAATCGTGCTCGACATTGAATTGGTGCCTTGGCGTGAAAATTCCCTAAACAACGAGCTGGAGGCCGTGCCTCAATTTACGGAATATCTAGGCATCCAAATTCCTCATATCGAGGTTCAGCTTCAGCCGGGACGCGACGTTGCCAGTCTGATCGAGGCGGCGGCCAACAATTGGTATCTTAAACAACTCGGCTACAGTGCGGCCGAAGACTTTATGAACCGAATCGAAAACGAGATGCAGTCGTGA
- a CDS encoding M48 family metallopeptidase, with protein MKIQVGEQQIECHVEYGTRKKLSIHVHPSGLITVKAPNRTSDETVINAVRRHGSKIVKQLQAIEAARTAPKVKAYEDEGKFLHLGQYYSLHELIETDGRTEEELQRDLKKFYFASCKKVIAERIRIYQKQLKVTPKSFIIEESKTKWGSCSSAKHLTFNYRLAMAPIEVIDYVVIHELCHLLHMNHDRSFWRCVGSVMKDYKAKEAFLAKYGHAMTL; from the coding sequence ATGAAAATCCAAGTAGGAGAACAACAAATCGAATGTCATGTAGAATACGGTACACGCAAAAAGCTTTCGATCCATGTCCACCCATCGGGTCTGATCACGGTGAAGGCACCGAATCGTACAAGCGATGAGACGGTGATCAACGCCGTAAGGCGGCATGGGAGCAAAATCGTGAAGCAATTGCAAGCGATCGAGGCAGCCCGAACGGCTCCGAAGGTCAAGGCATACGAGGATGAAGGCAAATTCCTTCATCTTGGGCAGTATTATTCGCTGCATGAGTTAATCGAAACGGACGGGCGAACGGAAGAGGAGCTTCAACGGGATCTTAAGAAATTTTACTTCGCAAGCTGCAAGAAGGTGATCGCGGAACGAATCCGAATTTATCAGAAGCAGCTCAAAGTCACGCCGAAATCCTTCATCATCGAGGAGTCCAAAACGAAATGGGGCAGCTGCAGCTCGGCGAAGCATCTCACTTTCAACTATCGCCTCGCGATGGCGCCCATCGAGGTCATTGATTATGTGGTCATTCATGAACTCTGTCATCTCTTGCATATGAATCATGACCGATCTTTCTGGCGATGCGTCGGCAGCGTGATGAAGGACTACAAAGCTAAGGAAGCCTTCCTCGCGAAATATGGACATGCCATGACTTTGTAA
- a CDS encoding aspartate/glutamate racemase family protein: protein MKTIGLIGGMSWESTVMYYQIINEVVKEQRGGLHSAKILLYSVDFQEIEECQAVGNWNKSAEILGDVAVNLERGGADFIVICTNTMHKVAPIIQQRIRIPIIHIADATSKKLMESGINHVALLGTKYTMTEDFYKEKLIAAGIHVLIPDEDDIQLINHIIYDELCLGIISQRSKDEYLRVINQLQKQGAQGVILGCTEIGLLIKQEDTNIPVFDTTQIHGTTAALFALEK, encoded by the coding sequence ATGAAAACAATTGGACTCATCGGAGGCATGAGCTGGGAGAGCACCGTGATGTACTATCAGATTATAAATGAGGTCGTAAAGGAACAACGGGGTGGGCTGCATTCCGCAAAAATTTTGCTATACAGCGTGGACTTCCAAGAAATTGAAGAATGCCAGGCCGTTGGGAATTGGAACAAGAGCGCAGAAATTTTAGGAGATGTTGCCGTAAACCTTGAAAGGGGTGGTGCGGATTTTATCGTAATCTGCACCAATACGATGCATAAGGTTGCTCCAATCATTCAGCAAAGAATCCGTATTCCCATTATTCATATTGCAGATGCCACTTCGAAGAAGCTCATGGAAAGCGGCATAAATCACGTAGCTTTGCTTGGAACCAAATACACGATGACTGAGGATTTCTACAAGGAAAAACTGATTGCAGCCGGCATTCATGTGCTGATTCCTGATGAAGATGACATACAACTTATCAACCATATCATTTATGACGAATTGTGCTTGGGTATTATTTCTCAACGATCCAAGGACGAATATTTGCGTGTGATCAACCAATTACAGAAGCAAGGTGCCCAGGGAGTCATACTGGGCTGTACTGAGATTGGTCTTCTTATTAAACAGGAAGATACAAATATTCCTGTTTTTGATACGACTCAGATTCATGGAACAACAGCAGCCCTATTTGCACTTGAAAAATAA
- a CDS encoding arylsulfatase: protein MNSTQCQGRPNVLLITVDQMRFDCLSIAGHPVVETPNLDELARSGVRFSRAYSATPTCVPARAAIFTGQSQRAHGRVGYQDCVPWNYKETLPGELAKAGYHTQCIGKMHVYPARNLLGFHNVMLHDGYLHHNRNNHGIPMQEHYDQVDDYLQWLRERVPGADMTDLGLDCNSSTVARPWHLAEMQHPTNWVVTQSIDFLRRRDPGKPFFLWMSFVRPHPPFDPPQAYLDLYEDADIPEPPVGDWAETEDPDLAGYSPITGRGLVPKRRLRKAMAAYYALITHIDHQIGRFLQSLNEYGELGNTVILFTSDHGELLGDHHLFRKSLPYEGSTRVPFIVNDPGNRLGLKSGTVSDHVVEMRDIMPSLLEAAGVPIPETVEGESIWRLASAGRAGGSKPDWRPHLHGEHAQGLQSNHWVTDGKEKYIWFSQTGKEQFFDLVEDPNELHNAIGDEDRQERIRYWRSVLIGELEGREEGYTDGQQLITGRKPVAVLSHILK, encoded by the coding sequence ATGAATTCGACTCAATGCCAGGGAAGGCCGAATGTGCTGCTCATTACGGTCGATCAGATGCGCTTTGATTGCCTTAGCATAGCAGGTCACCCTGTGGTGGAAACGCCCAATCTGGACGAGCTTGCAAGGAGCGGCGTAAGGTTTAGCCGTGCGTATTCTGCCACACCCACCTGCGTACCTGCAAGAGCGGCGATCTTCACCGGCCAATCCCAGCGCGCCCACGGCCGCGTCGGCTATCAAGACTGCGTCCCGTGGAATTACAAGGAGACGCTGCCTGGGGAATTGGCTAAAGCCGGTTATCACACGCAGTGTATCGGTAAAATGCATGTTTACCCTGCACGCAATCTGCTGGGGTTCCACAACGTAATGCTTCACGATGGTTACCTGCATCACAACCGCAATAACCACGGCATTCCGATGCAGGAGCATTACGATCAAGTTGACGATTACTTGCAGTGGCTCCGCGAGAGGGTGCCGGGCGCCGACATGACCGATCTTGGTTTGGACTGCAATTCATCAACCGTCGCTCGTCCTTGGCATTTGGCGGAAATGCAGCATCCAACCAACTGGGTGGTAACGCAGTCGATTGACTTTTTGCGGCGACGGGACCCCGGGAAGCCGTTCTTCCTGTGGATGTCATTCGTCAGGCCGCATCCTCCGTTCGACCCTCCGCAGGCCTACTTGGATCTGTATGAGGATGCCGATATTCCGGAGCCGCCGGTTGGCGATTGGGCAGAGACGGAGGACCCGGATCTGGCCGGATACTCCCCTATAACGGGGCGGGGACTGGTCCCGAAACGCCGTCTGCGTAAAGCGATGGCTGCCTATTACGCCCTGATCACGCATATCGATCACCAAATCGGACGCTTTTTGCAATCATTGAACGAATATGGGGAGCTAGGCAACACGGTGATCCTGTTTACTTCCGATCATGGCGAGCTGCTGGGGGACCATCATTTATTCCGAAAGTCTCTTCCGTACGAAGGCAGCACCCGCGTGCCGTTTATCGTCAACGATCCCGGCAACCGTTTAGGCCTGAAGAGCGGCACGGTTTCAGATCATGTCGTGGAAATGCGGGACATCATGCCCTCGCTGCTGGAAGCGGCCGGCGTGCCTATACCGGAAACGGTTGAAGGCGAGAGCATCTGGAGACTAGCGTCAGCAGGAAGGGCTGGAGGAAGCAAGCCGGATTGGCGTCCACATCTTCATGGAGAGCACGCTCAAGGGCTTCAGTCCAATCATTGGGTTACCGACGGAAAGGAGAAATACATCTGGTTCTCCCAAACAGGCAAGGAGCAGTTCTTCGATCTGGTTGAAGATCCCAATGAGCTGCACAACGCGATCGGGGATGAAGATCGGCAGGAACGAATCCGGTATTGGCGTTCGGTCCTCATCGGAGAGCTTGAAGGACGCGAAGAGGGTTATACGGATGGCCAACAGCTGATCACCGGCCGGAAGCCGGTAGCCGTATTATCCCATATTTTGAAATAG
- a CDS encoding GNAT family N-acetyltransferase: protein MLTTQQLKDIERLQAECELHDHVQLKLNWEMLRERKTENLDFFHYEEKELVAFLGLYPFGSTVEVCGMVKPAERRKGHFQQLFHLGMEQVKLAGYKKILLNAPAGSDAAKAFLHQLGAEHAFSEHQMTWQEMPLEDSDGILLRQATWEDYETSVRLSVEAFGLDEEDARAMESHHFADNTGMFMIDVNEETVGKLRVSREEGQAWIYGFSILPEYQGRGIGRKALRRIVKEQSSAGYSVHLEVETKNDHALRLYESVGFQAIHAQDYYQYECR from the coding sequence ATGCTAACGACACAACAGCTAAAAGACATTGAACGATTGCAAGCCGAGTGCGAACTTCATGACCATGTCCAATTAAAGCTGAATTGGGAAATGCTCAGAGAACGCAAAACGGAGAATCTGGATTTTTTTCATTATGAGGAAAAGGAACTTGTAGCGTTTCTTGGGCTATATCCGTTTGGCTCGACCGTCGAAGTATGCGGCATGGTAAAGCCTGCCGAACGACGAAAAGGGCATTTTCAGCAGTTGTTTCATCTCGGAATGGAACAGGTAAAACTCGCCGGATACAAGAAAATCTTGTTGAACGCGCCAGCGGGATCCGATGCGGCAAAGGCATTTTTGCATCAACTAGGTGCGGAGCATGCTTTCTCGGAGCATCAAATGACGTGGCAGGAAATGCCGCTTGAGGATTCGGACGGTATTCTGCTGAGGCAGGCAACATGGGAAGATTATGAAACAAGCGTGCGCTTATCCGTGGAAGCATTCGGATTGGACGAAGAAGATGCCAGGGCGATGGAGAGCCATCATTTTGCTGATAATACGGGTATGTTCATGATTGACGTAAACGAAGAAACGGTCGGGAAGCTGCGAGTCAGCCGCGAAGAGGGGCAGGCGTGGATTTATGGTTTCTCCATATTGCCGGAATATCAGGGCCGAGGAATAGGCAGAAAAGCGTTGCGGCGAATCGTGAAGGAACAGAGCTCAGCCGGATACTCGGTGCACTTGGAAGTCGAAACGAAAAACGACCATGCGCTGAGGTTATACGAGTCGGTTGGATTTCAAGCCATACATGCACAAGACTATTATCAATATGAATGCAGATGA